One genomic region from Gossypium hirsutum isolate 1008001.06 chromosome D13, Gossypium_hirsutum_v2.1, whole genome shotgun sequence encodes:
- the LOC107920583 gene encoding probable inactive purple acid phosphatase 1 — MRELGLILLSVLLIFATLEVVASHGDQPLSTITVQKATFALHYQAYIKVSPTLLGLKGQNTDWVTVEFSSPNPSVEDWIGVFSPSNFSASSCPAPADNPWVEPPLLCSAPIKYQYANNSTPKYKETGKGSLKLQLINQRSDFSFALFSGGLSNPKVVAVSNKVAFSNPKAPVYPRLAQGKVWNEMTVTWTSGYGIGEAVPFVEWGPKGGQPIRSPAGTLTFDRNSMCGEPARTVGWRDPGFIHTSFLKELWPNTLYTYKLGHILSNGTYVWSQEYKFRASPYPGQNSLQRVVIFGDMGKAEADGSNEYNDFQHGSLNTTKQLIRDLNNIDIAFLIGDICYANGYLSQWDQFTAQVEPIASTVPFMIASGNHERDWPGSGSFYGNKDSGGECGVLAETMFYVPTENRAKFWYSTDYGMFRFCVADTEHDWREGTEQYQFIEHCLASVDRQKQPWLIFLAHRVLGYSSATFYADTGSFGEPMGRESLQKLWQKYKVDIAIYGHAHHYERTCPIYQNICTNKEKQHYKGAMNGTIHVVAGGGGAGLAEFTTLNTKWSFFKDYDYGFVKLTAFDHLSLLFEYKKSSDGKVYDSFTISRDYRDILACTVDSCPSTTLAS; from the exons ATGAGAGAATTGGGATTGATTTTATTGTCTGTTCTATTAATTTTTGCAACACTTGAAGTGGTTGCTTCACATGGAGATCAGCCTCTTTCAACTATTACCGTTCAAAAGGCAACTTTTGCTCTCCATTATCAAGCTTACATAAAAGTCTCACCTACCCTTCTTGGGTTGAAG GGTCAAAATACTGATTGGGTGACAGTGGAGTTCAGTTCTCCAAATCCATCAGTTGAGGATTGGATTGGAGTGTTTTCTCCTTCCAATTTCAG CGCTTCTTCCTGTCCTGCTCCAGCTGATAATCCATGGGTAGAGCCTCCATTGTTGTGTTCAGCTCCTATTAAG TATCAGTATGCAAACAACAGTACTCCAAAGTACAAAGAAACTGGAAAAGGCTCGTTGAAGCTTCAGTTGATTAACCAGAGATCTGATTTCTCTTTCGCGCTATTTTCCGGTGGTTTGTCAAAT CCAAAGGTTGTAGCGGTGTCGAATAAAGTTGCATTCTCAAATCCAAAAGCACCAGTTTACCCACGATTAGCTCAAGGAAAAGTATGGAATGAA ATGACTGTTACATGGACCAGTGGATATGGGATTGGTGAAGCTGTACCTTTTGTTGAATGGGGTCCAAAAGGAGGACAGCCAATTCGTTCACCAGCTGGAACGCTTACTTTTGATAGGAACAGCATGTGTG GTGAACCTGCAAGAACAGTGGGATGGCGAGATCCCGGATTTATACACACCAGTTTTCTGAAGGAGTTGTGGCCCAACACATT GTACACCTATAAGCTTGGACATATTTTGTCCAATGGAACATATGTTTGGAGTCAAGAATACAAGTTTAGAGCATCTCCTTATCCTGGTCAAAATTCTTTACAACGGGTCGTCATTTTCGGAGACATGGGAAAG GCTGAAGCTGATGGTTCCAATGAGTACAATGATTTCCAGCATGGCTCTCTAAACACTACAAAGCAGCTTATTAGAGACTTGAATAACATTGATATAGCCTTCCTAATTGGAGACATATGTTATGCAAATGGGTACCTTTCACAATGGGACCAATTTACTGCACAAGTTGAGCCGATTGCTTCAACCGTTCCTTTCATGATTGCAAG TGGTAACCATGAGCGTGACTGGCCGGGAAGTGGATCCTTCTACGGGAACAAGGATTCCGGGGGAGAATGTGGCGTGTTGGCGGAGACTATGTTTTATGTCCCTACTGAAAACAGAGCAAAGTTCTG GTACTCCACAGACTACGGCATGTTCCGGTTCTGTGTAGCTGACACGGAACATGATTGGAGGGAAGGGACAGAGCAATATCAATTCATCGAGCACTGCCTTGCATCTGTTGATAGACAAAAGCAACCGTGGCTGATTTTCCTTGCACATAGAGTGTTGGGTTATTCTTCTGCAACCTTTTACGCTGATACGGGATCTTTTGGGGAACCAATGGGAAGGGAGAGCCTCCAAAAACTTTGGCAGAAATACAAAGTTGACATTGCCATCTATGGCCATGCACACCACTATGAACGTACATGTCCGATTTACCAG AATATATGCACCAACAAGGAGAAACAACATTACAAAGGCGCCATGAACGGGACGATACATGTGGTTGCCGGTGGCGGAGGAGCAGGCCTCGCAGAATTTACAACCCTAAACACCAAATGGAGTTTCTTCAAAGACTACGATTATGGATTCGTAAAACTCACGGCGTTTGACCATTTGAGCCTCTTATTCGAATACAAGAAGAGCAGTGATGGAAAAGTGTATGATTCTTTCACAATATCCCGGGACTATAGGGACATCTTGGCTTGCACTGTTGATAGCTGCCCAAGTACAACCCTTGCCTCATAA